The following are encoded together in the Actinomycetota bacterium genome:
- a CDS encoding urease accessory protein UreD encodes MRARAAIRAEADHHGRTRLVTMRSAPPLTLRRTGPSGSKEATVHLVGSAASPLGGDELQLTIELGPDTTLTLRTAAASVALTGRDGESSLDVRAKLDAGAFLTYEPGPLIVTRGARHRIRALIEMADEARLRWREIIVLGRDNEPPGQLRMTTQADIGDLPLHRHELVIGDRPGWNGPAALGGAKMYGTLLVAGDRQPHPVTASSARDDGVRWVRMPLEGPGMLATATDSRARPLDGVLDSIIAHGHPPTPRDPA; translated from the coding sequence ATGAGAGCGCGAGCCGCCATCCGCGCCGAGGCCGACCACCACGGCCGCACCAGACTGGTCACCATGCGGTCTGCTCCCCCGCTCACGCTGCGCCGCACCGGCCCGTCCGGAAGCAAGGAGGCGACCGTGCACCTGGTCGGTAGCGCGGCCAGCCCACTCGGTGGCGACGAACTACAGCTCACCATCGAACTCGGACCCGACACCACCCTGACCTTGCGAACAGCGGCTGCCAGCGTCGCCCTAACCGGCCGCGACGGTGAATCGTCGCTCGACGTACGCGCCAAGCTGGACGCTGGCGCGTTCCTGACCTACGAACCCGGACCTCTAATAGTGACCCGTGGGGCGCGTCACCGCATCAGGGCACTCATCGAGATGGCCGACGAAGCCCGGCTGCGCTGGCGGGAGATCATCGTGCTCGGCCGAGACAACGAGCCCCCCGGCCAGCTCCGGATGACGACCCAGGCGGACATCGGCGATCTACCGCTGCATCGGCACGAGCTGGTCATCGGCGACCGACCCGGATGGAACGGTCCCGCCGCCCTGGGAGGTGCGAAGATGTACGGGACGCTCCTGGTCGCAGGGGACCGGCAGCCACACCCGGTCACCGCGTCATCGGCACGCGACGACGGAGTGCGCTGGGTCCGAATGCCGCTGGAGGGTCCCGGCATGCTCGCCACCGCCACGGACTCACGGGCGCGGCCCCTCGACGGCGTCCTCGACAGCATCATCGCGCATGGTCACCCGCCGACACCCAGGGACCCTGCCTAG
- a CDS encoding tetratricopeptide repeat protein translates to MTVPGDHNAIEKELTEARRQIEEYGRSGWIVQEQLGRALRALGRHEEAEPHLRRVLEDRPEPREHWEWMAIGAIHRLLGEHELAASSWNKAIGTLEAPNETERGDLVEAHFLLGNDQQAIDVSNEIEASYRGRARAVADLARARRNRDAALAAEVADRFAEQIRRKRAKVSATGMVSLHDWYEIATELRDELAGGSA, encoded by the coding sequence GTGACCGTCCCCGGCGACCACAACGCGATCGAGAAGGAGCTGACCGAAGCTCGACGTCAGATCGAGGAGTACGGCCGCTCTGGATGGATCGTTCAAGAGCAGCTCGGACGCGCCCTGCGCGCCCTCGGTCGGCACGAGGAAGCCGAACCGCACCTGCGCAGGGTCCTCGAGGACCGGCCCGAACCTCGAGAACACTGGGAATGGATGGCGATCGGAGCCATCCACCGGCTCCTGGGAGAGCACGAACTGGCAGCTTCCTCCTGGAACAAGGCCATCGGAACGCTGGAGGCACCCAACGAGACTGAACGGGGGGATCTGGTCGAAGCACACTTCCTCCTGGGTAACGACCAGCAGGCGATCGACGTGAGCAACGAGATTGAGGCCAGCTACCGGGGACGCGCCCGCGCGGTCGCTGACCTCGCACGGGCCCGCCGAAACCGCGATGCTGCACTGGCCGCGGAGGTCGCCGACCGGTTCGCGGAGCAGATCCGCCGGAAGCGCGCCAAGGTCAGCGCCACGGGGATGGTCAGCCTGCACGACTGGTACGAGATCGCCACCGAACTGCGCGACGAACTCGCCGGCGGCTCCGCCTAG
- a CDS encoding cell wall-binding repeat-containing protein — MKTGTLNVQGSTFTNNTAGDDGGAISVGTLGDANGEHPATISGSTFDGNQASTDTATGDGGDGGAVHADAPLTVTSSTFDSNANTSSVADNGGAIRSEHDLSISGSTFTNNQTRFLGGAIDAADAADPGGAVLTISHTRFQGNANVSVGGGDGGAIYTKVPADISDSELLTNVADDDGGALYAKGVAVTVTRTTFDGNTANDFGGAIELDAATLSLTRSTLSSNETSGGDGGGLNVGPSSTANLTNTTVSGNRAGDSGGGIASDGTLNVSFATVAGNQANTAGGTGQAGGIYASAGTVTLKHTVLATNTLANTTPDNCDANAGTFTSHGFNVTDDEKCPIDGTGDQNVADAGLLALADNGGPTQTHALQSTSPAVDLPEVASSTDCTSIDGAAVGSDQRGSSRPDDGDEDGTATCDSGAFELQTAGGAPTEEPTTEPTPTPTPTPTPTPTPTPTPTPTPTQTPEGVVRLAGVDRWETAVEISRERFADGSADTVVLARGDNGANNDGYADALSGTPLAVNLGVPLLITPPDHLPAGIEAEIARVLGGSGTVVILGGEAALSSTVELRLDELGYDTQRLAGADRIATALKIANATDATPSAILITRGWAFPDALAAGPAAAHVGGVVVLNGDGERSPDVDGYLAAHPDASVFAIGGQMASLFPEAAPVFGADRFATAAAVAGEFFTDPVVAGLSRSDTFPDSLAGGTHIGSRGGPMLLTSEAASGLDLHWETALYVCGEEVSLRTGYLYGGEMAVSSATEQTYADRMAGTGCG, encoded by the coding sequence GTGAAGACCGGCACGCTGAACGTCCAGGGCTCGACGTTCACGAACAACACGGCTGGCGACGACGGGGGCGCCATCTCGGTCGGGACACTGGGCGACGCGAACGGCGAACACCCGGCCACGATCTCTGGTTCCACCTTCGACGGCAACCAGGCGTCGACCGACACCGCGACCGGCGACGGGGGTGACGGCGGCGCCGTCCACGCGGACGCACCGTTGACCGTGACCAGCTCCACGTTCGACAGCAATGCGAACACCTCGTCGGTCGCCGACAACGGCGGCGCGATCCGGTCCGAACACGATCTGTCGATCTCGGGCAGCACGTTCACGAACAACCAGACCCGCTTCCTCGGCGGCGCGATCGACGCGGCCGACGCCGCCGATCCGGGCGGTGCCGTACTGACGATCTCGCACACGAGGTTCCAGGGCAACGCGAACGTGTCCGTTGGGGGTGGTGACGGTGGCGCCATCTACACGAAGGTCCCAGCCGACATCTCGGACAGCGAGCTGCTCACCAACGTCGCGGACGACGACGGCGGTGCCCTCTACGCGAAGGGCGTCGCGGTGACGGTCACCCGGACCACGTTCGATGGGAACACCGCCAACGACTTCGGGGGCGCGATCGAGCTCGACGCTGCGACGTTGAGCCTCACGCGTTCGACGCTCAGCAGCAACGAGACGAGCGGCGGCGACGGCGGCGGCCTCAACGTCGGGCCCTCCTCGACCGCCAACCTCACCAACACGACCGTCAGCGGCAACCGTGCGGGCGACTCCGGAGGCGGCATCGCTAGCGACGGCACCCTGAACGTCTCGTTCGCGACCGTCGCGGGCAACCAGGCGAACACCGCCGGCGGCACCGGTCAGGCGGGCGGCATCTACGCGAGCGCGGGCACCGTCACTTTGAAGCACACGGTGCTTGCCACCAACACCCTTGCCAACACCACCCCGGACAACTGCGACGCGAACGCGGGCACGTTCACATCGCACGGGTTCAACGTCACGGACGACGAAAAGTGCCCCATCGACGGGACCGGCGACCAGAACGTCGCCGACGCCGGGCTGCTGGCACTCGCCGACAACGGCGGTCCGACTCAGACCCACGCGCTGCAGAGCACGAGCCCGGCGGTGGATCTACCCGAGGTCGCGTCCAGTACGGACTGCACTTCCATCGACGGTGCTGCCGTCGGATCGGATCAGCGCGGATCGTCGCGCCCCGACGACGGCGACGAGGACGGCACGGCTACCTGCGACAGCGGTGCGTTCGAGTTGCAGACCGCGGGTGGGGCCCCCACGGAGGAGCCGACGACCGAGCCCACGCCGACCCCGACGCCGACGCCGACCCCGACCCCCACGCCGACGCCGACGCCGACCCCGACCCCTACGCAGACCCCGGAGGGGGTCGTCCGGCTCGCTGGGGTGGACCGGTGGGAGACCGCGGTCGAGATCTCCCGTGAGCGGTTCGCCGACGGTTCCGCGGACACGGTGGTGCTGGCACGCGGTGATAACGGAGCCAACAACGACGGGTACGCGGACGCGCTGTCGGGTACTCCGCTCGCCGTGAACCTCGGTGTCCCCCTGCTGATCACGCCGCCGGATCACCTGCCGGCCGGGATCGAGGCGGAGATCGCCAGGGTGCTCGGCGGTTCGGGGACCGTGGTGATCCTGGGAGGAGAGGCTGCACTCAGCAGTACGGTCGAGCTTCGACTGGATGAGCTCGGTTACGACACCCAGCGTCTAGCCGGAGCCGACCGGATCGCCACCGCGCTGAAGATCGCGAACGCGACCGATGCCACACCGAGCGCGATCCTCATCACGCGCGGATGGGCGTTCCCCGACGCGCTCGCCGCGGGACCGGCGGCTGCCCACGTCGGCGGTGTCGTCGTCCTCAACGGTGACGGCGAACGGAGCCCCGACGTCGACGGCTACCTCGCCGCGCACCCGGATGCGTCGGTCTTCGCGATCGGTGGACAGATGGCGTCCCTGTTCCCCGAGGCCGCACCCGTCTTCGGGGCCGATCGTTTCGCCACGGCGGCGGCGGTCGCCGGAGAGTTCTTCACCGATCCCGTCGTCGCTGGACTCTCCCGCTCTGACACGTTCCCGGACTCGCTGGCCGGTGGGACGCACATCGGTTCGCGCGGCGGGCCGATGCTGCTGACGTCCGAGGCCGCCTCCGGTCTGGACCTGCACTGGGAGACAGCGCTGTACGTCTGCGGGGAGGAGGTATCGCTCCGGACGGGTTATCTCTACGGCGGGGAGATGGCGGTCTCCTCCGCGACCGAGCAGACGTACGCGGATCGGATGGCTGGCACGGGTTGCGGGTGA